In the genome of Streptomyces aquilus, the window CCCTCCACCCGGACGACGACCTGGCGCCCAACCGCCCCGGCGAGGCCCTCCAGATCGCCCTCGACCGCGACCCCGGCCCGCCGCACCGGCTCCGCCCCGACCCGCGCCGCAGGGCGCTGCTGGCCGAGCAGGCCGTGGGCGAGGCCCTCGACCGGCTCGACGGCGCCGGCTGGCACGCCCTGCACTCGGTCCCGCTCCCGGGCGGCGACCGCGTCCACCACCTGGCGATCGGCCCGGGGGGCCTCTTCGCGATCCACACCCTGTACGCCCGCAAACAGCGGGTGACGGTCGCCGACCCCATGGTCGCCCTGGGCCGCCACGACCCCCGCCCGCTGCTGCGCCGCGTCCGCGCCGACGCCGACCGCGCCTCCTACGCGCTGACCGCCGAGGTCCATCCGGTCCTCGCCGTCGTCGGCCCGTCGGACGTACGGATCACCGCCCCGCTGCGCGAGGTCCGCGTCATCGCGGACACGGAGGCGGAGAGCCTGGCCCGGCTCGGCGGGGTGCTGAAACCGGCGGACGTGGAGGCCCTGCACGCGATGGCACGGGACCGGAACACCTGGACGCGGGTGTAGGGCCTGTCCGGCGGATCAGGTCGCAGGAGAGCTACGGCGCCTCATCGACGCTGGTGAGCGGGGTCTGGCACGCCGCAGATCGGCGTGCCAGACCCCGCGTCTGCGGCATGAACCGCCGGACAGGCCCTGGCTACCGCAGCGGCCGGAAGTAGTGGTCCATCGCCCAGTCGCCGATGTCCCTGCCGATCCGGGTGCCGACCTCGTCGGCGGTGCGGAAGTGGATGCCGCTCCAGATCCGGGCGTTGATCGTGTCCCGGTGGAAGTCGGCCGACTTCTTGTACGTCCGCGTCGTCCCGGTCGGCGTCGACGACAGCCGCAGGTCGATGTCCCCACCGGTCAGCCGGTCGAGTACGGCCATGACGGCGCCGTCGTTGGCGCAGTGCCCGCCGATGTACTCCGGGTACGGGGGAGTGTCCAGCAGCGGCGTCCAGTCCGGGTCGGGCCGGGTGGCCGGGTTGCCGTCGGTGCCGGCGAGCCGGATCGCGTGGATCGGGCGCCAGAGGGCGTACGTGAACTTGGCGTTCCAGGTGGTGATCGTCGCGTCGGCGGCGGCGGTGTTGGCCGCGGCGAACAGCCGGGCGGCGTCGACGATGTCGAGCCGGTGCCGGGTGACGTGGTCGCGGTACCCGGCCTGGAGCTGCTGGGGCAGCGGGTGCGAGAAGAAGAGCGCGGTCTCGGTCTGCCGCGCGCTCCGCTTGCTGCCGCTCCTCCCGCCCATGGCCTTCGTCTCGGCGAGATCGCGGGCGTACCGCCGCGAGGTCAGCGCGGGCGGCGGCCCCGGCATGAACTGCTCCGGGTCGTCGGACAGCATCGGCCGCACCTTGCCCAGCCAGGCGTTCACGGCGGGGCTGTACGTGGGCGGGGCGGGCCGCCAGACACCCGGGGCGGGCTCCGGGGCGAAGGTCACCCTCTCGCCGCGCCCGTCCTCCTCGCGCAGCTCGATGAGCCGCTCGGCGGCCAGCTCCCCGAACCGTTCGCCCTGCTTCCGGGCCGTGCCGTCCGGGATCTTGGCGAGGGACGCGGTGTACGCCTTCTCGATGCGTTCCCTGGAGGCCGGGAAGTAGGTGAGCAGCACCCGCCGCGCGGCCGTGGCGGCGGCCGCCTCGGAGGAGGCGAAGCGGGGGCCTCGTACGTCCCACTTGTACTCGGCGTAGCGGCCCTCGATGCCGACGACCGCGTTGTAGACGGCGGCATGGACGAAGCCGTACCAGAGGAACGGTTCGGCGGTCGGCCGCCTGGCGTCGTCGGCGATCACGGCGACGGCGGTGCGGTTCCAGTCGGTGACGACATCGGCGCCGGGGCGCTTGGCGGGCGCTGGGGCCGAGGGCTGGGCCTGGGCGACGGTGGTGGAGACGGAGAGCGCGGTGAGACCGACGAGCAGGGCTCGGCGGAGGGTGCGGATGCGGGTGCGGGTGCGGGAGGGCGGTCGTGCGCGCATGCCGGTGGCTGCTCCTTCGGTTCCTTCGGTGATGCGATGAGAGATGTCCCCATTGGTCAGCATCTGTGCCCGTCGGTGCCGGGCGCGAAGCCAGGACGGGCCCTAGGGCAGCCGTCCGGCGGACCGGGCGTCGAAGAGCGGCGCGAGCAGATCACCGTAGTCCTGGACGCGTGGCCCGATGTCCGTTGCGAGGAAGGCGAGTTGTGACGCCGACCGGCACTCCTCGACCTCCGTCCAGGTGACCGGCGCGGAGACGGTCGGCTCGGGGCGGGCGCGCAGGGTGTAGGGGGCCGCGGTGGTCTTCCGGGCCGCGTTCTGGCTCCAGTCGACGAACACCTTCCCGGGGCGCAGACTCCGTGTCATCCGGTGCACGACGAGCTTCGGCATCGCCCGTTCGGCGGCGACGGCGAGCCCCTTGGCGTACTCCGTCACCCGTTCGGACGGCGTCGGCCGCACCGCCGCCAGCAGATGCAGCCCCTTCGACCCGGAGGTCTTGGCGTACGCCGCGATCCCGTCCGCCGCGAGCCGCTCCCGCAGCCACAACGCGACCTCACAGCACTCGACGACGGAGGCGGGCGGCCCGGGATCGAGATCGAACACGATCCGATCGGCTTCGGCCGGCTCACCGACCACCCACTGGGGCGTGTGGAACTCGGTGACGAGATTCGCCGCCCACATCAACGACGCCAGATCCTGTACGACGACCATCCGCGCCGGCCCCTCCGACCGCGGCACCTCGGCGGTGGTGACCCAGTCGGGCGTACCCGGCGGCACGTTCTTGGCGAAGAACACCTGCCCGTCGGGCCCGTCCGGGTAGCGCAGGAAGGACAACGGCCGGTCCCGCAGGTGGGGGAGGAGGACGTCGGCGGTGGTGGCGTAGTAGTGCAGCACCTCGCCCTTGGTGAACCCGGTCGCGGGATACAGCACCTTCTCCAGGTTGCTGAGCGCGAGCCGGCGCCCCGCCACCTCCGTGATAGGCGTCATACGATGAGAATCTCACGCATATCGTCCGATACCGCCCGTGACAGTCGCGGAAAGGATGCCGCCCGTGCGATCCATATGGAACGGCGCGATCTCGTTCGGCCTGGTCAGCATCCCGATCAAGCTGGTCAACGCCACCGAGAGCCACTCGATCTCCTTCCGCCAGATCCATCTGGAGGACGGCGGCCGCATCCGCTACCGCAAGGTGTGCGAGCTGGAGGAGAAGGAGGTCAGCGGGGCGGAGATCGGCAAGGGCTACGAGGACGCGGACGGCACGATCATCCCGATCACGGACGAGGACCTGTCCCACCTCCCGCTCCCGACGGCGAAGACGATCGAGATCGTGGCCTTCGTGCCGGCCGACCGGATCGACCCGCTCCAGATGGATGCCGCGTACTACCTGGCGGCGGGCGGCGCCCCGGCGGCCAAGCCGTACACCCTCCTGAGGGAGGCGCTGAAGCGCAGCAACAAGGTGGCGATCGCCAAGTTCGCGCTGCGGGGGAGGGAGCGGCTGGGGATGCTGCGGGTGGTGGAGGACGCGATCGCGATGCACGGGCTGCTGTGGCCGGACGAGGTGCGGGCCCCGCAGGGGGTGGCGCCGGACACCAAGGTCACGGTCAACGACAAGGAACTCGACCTCGCCGACGCCCTCATGGACACCCTGGGCGAGATCGACCTGGAGGACCTCCACGACGAGTACCGCGAGGCGCTGGAGGAGGTCGTCGCCGCGAAGGCCGCCGGCGAGACCCCACCGGAGGCGCCGGAACCGGCGAAGGGCGGCAAGGTCCTCGACCTCATGGCGGCGCTGGAGAAGAGCGTGCGCGAGGCGAAGGAGTCCCGCGGCGAGGAACCGGCGGAGGTCAGACACCTCCCGCAGCGCAAGACGTCGTCGCGGACGACGCCGAAGCCCGCGCAGGGGAGAAAGTCGACGGCGAAGACGGCGACGGCGAAGAAGACGGCCTCGACGTCGGCCTCGGCCTCGGCGAAGAAGTCGACGGCGACGAAGAAGACACCGGCGAAGAAGACGGCCTCGGCTTCGGCGAAGAGGACGACCTCGACCTCGACCTCGGCCTCCGCTTCGGCTTCGGCTTCGGCGAAGAAGTCGACGGCGACGAAGACGACGGCGAAGAAGACGACGGCAAAGAAGGCAACGCCCCGCAAGCGCTCGGCCTGACCCCTACCAACGGGCCCGTCCCCTTCTCTCACCGCATCGCCCACCGCATCGCCCACCGCAACGGTGCTCAGCAGCCACGACGTTGCCGCAGCCGCTCAACCGATGCGCCGCAACGCCAGCACCGCGTTGTGCCCTCCGAACCCGAACGAGTTGCTGAGCGCCAGATCCCCGTCGGCCGGCAGCTCCCGAGGAGCGTCCGTCACCACGTCCAGCTCCACCTCGTCGTCCACCTCCGCACACCCCACGGTCGGCGGCACCACCCCGTGATGCAGCGTCAGTACGGTGGCCACGGCCTCCACCCCGCCCGCGGCCCCCTGAAGATGCCCGAGGTGCCCCTTGAGCGCGGTCACCGGCACGGACAGGTT includes:
- the ligD gene encoding non-homologous end-joining DNA ligase, which gives rise to MTPITEVAGRRLALSNLEKVLYPATGFTKGEVLHYYATTADVLLPHLRDRPLSFLRYPDGPDGQVFFAKNVPPGTPDWVTTAEVPRSEGPARMVVVQDLASLMWAANLVTEFHTPQWVVGEPAEADRIVFDLDPGPPASVVECCEVALWLRERLAADGIAAYAKTSGSKGLHLLAAVRPTPSERVTEYAKGLAVAAERAMPKLVVHRMTRSLRPGKVFVDWSQNAARKTTAAPYTLRARPEPTVSAPVTWTEVEECRSASQLAFLATDIGPRVQDYGDLLAPLFDARSAGRLP
- a CDS encoding vanadium-dependent haloperoxidase yields the protein MRARPPSRTRTRIRTLRRALLVGLTALSVSTTVAQAQPSAPAPAKRPGADVVTDWNRTAVAVIADDARRPTAEPFLWYGFVHAAVYNAVVGIEGRYAEYKWDVRGPRFASSEAAAATAARRVLLTYFPASRERIEKAYTASLAKIPDGTARKQGERFGELAAERLIELREEDGRGERVTFAPEPAPGVWRPAPPTYSPAVNAWLGKVRPMLSDDPEQFMPGPPPALTSRRYARDLAETKAMGGRSGSKRSARQTETALFFSHPLPQQLQAGYRDHVTRHRLDIVDAARLFAAANTAAADATITTWNAKFTYALWRPIHAIRLAGTDGNPATRPDPDWTPLLDTPPYPEYIGGHCANDGAVMAVLDRLTGGDIDLRLSSTPTGTTRTYKKSADFHRDTINARIWSGIHFRTADEVGTRIGRDIGDWAMDHYFRPLR
- a CDS encoding Ku protein → MPPVRSIWNGAISFGLVSIPIKLVNATESHSISFRQIHLEDGGRIRYRKVCELEEKEVSGAEIGKGYEDADGTIIPITDEDLSHLPLPTAKTIEIVAFVPADRIDPLQMDAAYYLAAGGAPAAKPYTLLREALKRSNKVAIAKFALRGRERLGMLRVVEDAIAMHGLLWPDEVRAPQGVAPDTKVTVNDKELDLADALMDTLGEIDLEDLHDEYREALEEVVAAKAAGETPPEAPEPAKGGKVLDLMAALEKSVREAKESRGEEPAEVRHLPQRKTSSRTTPKPAQGRKSTAKTATAKKTASTSASASAKKSTATKKTPAKKTASASAKRTTSTSTSASASASASAKKSTATKTTAKKTTAKKATPRKRSA
- a CDS encoding nuclease-related domain-containing protein, which gives rise to MSGLRVIPTWQHGQERLYVCLTDGRNVAWYDREAARVNLLSEASREDVLEVLGPFLTGPVAVGPPPVPTPAELARLTLHPDDDLAPNRPGEALQIALDRDPGPPHRLRPDPRRRALLAEQAVGEALDRLDGAGWHALHSVPLPGGDRVHHLAIGPGGLFAIHTLYARKQRVTVADPMVALGRHDPRPLLRRVRADADRASYALTAEVHPVLAVVGPSDVRITAPLREVRVIADTEAESLARLGGVLKPADVEALHAMARDRNTWTRV